In Streptomyces sp. SID8374, one genomic interval encodes:
- a CDS encoding SRPBCC domain-containing protein — protein sequence MEHQVFVPVPVPALRRTLGDPVRVARCVPGIQQDADAAAAPLAGRLKFRAGGHTITYRGELKLSGPGPEDGRFSVTGEGVEARGTGAVKLALAIGLTETDGGTTLAYSGTASGDGRLAELEEGAALAAAQRLLDRFTQQLVTETLAAHEEDGARGEAGARGKGGAHGEAGAREGGAVKDGAEDVSAEGLEGDVEAAGDGAPGSEPTGGQLPGDAPTGDAVSGDGPPGDATSGDAASAGTGAVGEAAPAGTGAADGPAEPAAEPAAEPAESAEPASVFDSPVPPPALDPVAGVEFTVPDEPPAEAAHARRTMIGRSAEEVDHAPPRGRYAPVPSPEAGGASTTLRWVAPAAALALASAVVLGRALRRRR from the coding sequence ATGGAGCATCAGGTGTTCGTTCCGGTCCCGGTCCCGGCCCTGCGGCGCACGCTGGGTGACCCCGTCCGGGTCGCCCGCTGCGTACCGGGGATCCAGCAGGACGCCGACGCGGCGGCCGCGCCGCTGGCGGGCCGGCTGAAGTTCCGGGCCGGCGGCCACACCATCACGTACCGGGGCGAGCTGAAGCTCTCCGGCCCCGGCCCCGAGGACGGCCGCTTCTCGGTCACCGGGGAGGGCGTGGAGGCCCGGGGGACCGGTGCGGTGAAGCTGGCCCTGGCCATCGGCCTCACGGAGACGGACGGCGGGACGACCCTCGCGTACAGCGGCACGGCGAGCGGCGACGGCCGCCTGGCCGAGCTGGAGGAGGGCGCGGCGCTCGCGGCGGCCCAGCGCCTCCTGGACCGCTTCACCCAGCAGCTGGTCACGGAGACCCTGGCCGCGCATGAGGAGGACGGTGCGCGGGGGGAGGCCGGTGCGCGAGGGAAGGGCGGTGCGCACGGGGAGGCCGGTGCGCGAGAGGGCGGTGCGGTGAAGGACGGCGCGGAGGACGTGTCGGCCGAGGGGCTGGAGGGGGACGTCGAGGCAGCGGGTGACGGTGCGCCGGGTAGCGAGCCGACGGGCGGCCAGCTGCCGGGGGACGCGCCGACGGGTGACGCGGTGTCCGGTGACGGACCGCCCGGTGACGCGACGTCCGGTGACGCGGCCTCTGCCGGTACGGGCGCCGTCGGCGAGGCGGCCCCTGCCGGTACGGGCGCCGCAGACGGACCCGCCGAACCCGCCGCCGAACCCGCCGCCGAGCCCGCTGAATCCGCCGAACCCGCCTCCGTATTCGACTCGCCCGTCCCCCCGCCCGCCCTCGACCCCGTCGCCGGAGTGGAGTTCACCGTCCCCGACGAGCCGCCCGCCGAGGCCGCGCACGCCCGCCGCACCATGATCGGCCGCAGCGCGGAGGAGGTCGACCACGCGCCGCCGCGCGGCCGGTACGCCCCCGTGCCCTCGCCGGAAGCGGGCGGGGCGAGCACCACCCTGCGCTGGGTCGCCCCGGCGGCCGCCCTCGCGCTGGCCTCCGCCGTGGTGCTGGGCAGGGCGTTGCGGCGCCGGAGGTAG
- a CDS encoding polyamine aminopropyltransferase has translation MIDQQVSLRGGAARLPVRPRTGRFLVLAAVFVCAACGLVYELELVALASYLIGDSVTQASVVLSVMVFAMGIGSLLAKRLRCHAAVGFGLIEAALALIGGSSALVLYASFAWLGESRYALVGFSLAIGVLIGAEIPLLMTLIQRVDRQDAGGAVADLFAADYVGALVGGLAFPFLLLPMLGQLTGALLTGAVNAAAGGALVLWVFRRDLTSRSRRLLVVVNVSVIAVLATATVLVDDFEQAARRAVYGDQVRVAVQTGVQEVVLTGTDRDSLGLYLDGRLRVSARDEHRYHEALVHPAMDGPRARVLILGGGDGLAAREVLRYGDVRSVTVVEIDPAVTRLARTDPALSGLNDHAYRDPRLTAIGADAFTWLRADHQRYDVVISDLPDPGVTASTKLYSAEFYGLIAEALAPRGRLVVHAGPPVVRPHTFWTVEASVRAGGLATRPYRIPGRPSGFTASPDRLSSGERPPEDWGFLLAAAGPVGEPGLAAGAPALRSLGEAEIREGARAADRLRLPGQVPSTLIHPRYWEEA, from the coding sequence ATGATCGACCAGCAGGTGTCGCTGCGAGGGGGCGCGGCGCGGCTTCCCGTACGGCCCAGGACCGGCCGGTTCCTCGTGCTGGCCGCCGTCTTCGTCTGCGCGGCCTGCGGCCTCGTCTACGAGCTGGAACTGGTCGCGCTCGCCTCCTACTTGATCGGCGACTCGGTCACCCAGGCCTCCGTCGTGCTCTCGGTGATGGTCTTCGCGATGGGCATCGGCTCCCTCCTCGCGAAACGTTTACGCTGCCACGCCGCCGTCGGTTTCGGGCTGATCGAGGCGGCCCTCGCGCTGATCGGCGGCTCATCGGCGCTCGTGCTGTACGCCTCGTTCGCCTGGCTCGGGGAGTCGCGGTACGCCCTGGTCGGGTTCTCGCTGGCGATCGGGGTGCTGATCGGGGCGGAGATCCCGCTGCTGATGACGCTGATCCAGCGCGTCGACCGGCAGGACGCGGGCGGGGCGGTGGCCGACCTCTTCGCCGCCGACTACGTGGGCGCGCTCGTCGGCGGCCTGGCCTTCCCCTTCCTCCTGCTGCCGATGCTGGGCCAGCTCACCGGCGCGCTCCTCACCGGCGCGGTCAACGCGGCGGCCGGCGGGGCGCTGGTCCTGTGGGTGTTCCGGCGCGACCTCACCTCCCGCTCCCGCCGGCTCCTCGTCGTGGTCAACGTCTCGGTGATCGCCGTCCTGGCCACCGCCACGGTCCTGGTCGACGACTTCGAGCAGGCGGCGCGGCGGGCCGTCTACGGGGACCAGGTGCGGGTCGCCGTGCAGACCGGGGTGCAGGAGGTCGTCCTGACCGGCACCGACCGCGACTCCCTCGGCCTCTACCTGGACGGCCGGCTCCGGGTCAGCGCCCGCGACGAGCACCGCTACCACGAGGCGCTGGTCCACCCCGCGATGGACGGCCCCCGCGCCCGCGTCCTCATCCTGGGCGGCGGCGACGGGCTCGCCGCCCGGGAGGTCCTCCGCTACGGGGACGTCCGCTCGGTCACCGTCGTCGAGATCGACCCCGCCGTCACCCGGCTGGCCCGCACCGACCCCGCCCTCTCCGGGCTCAACGACCACGCCTACCGCGACCCGCGCCTCACCGCCATCGGCGCGGACGCCTTCACCTGGCTGCGGGCCGACCACCAGCGGTACGACGTGGTGATCTCCGACCTGCCGGACCCGGGCGTCACGGCCAGTACGAAGCTGTACTCCGCCGAGTTCTACGGGCTGATCGCCGAGGCCCTGGCCCCCCGTGGGCGCCTCGTGGTCCACGCGGGCCCGCCGGTGGTCCGGCCGCACACCTTCTGGACGGTGGAGGCCTCGGTACGGGCGGGGGGCCTCGCGACCCGCCCGTACCGCATCCCGGGCCGCCCCTCCGGCTTCACCGCGAGCCCCGACCGGCTCTCCTCCGGGGAGCGGCCCCCGGAGGACTGGGGCTTCCTCCTCGCGGCGGCCGGGCCGGTGGGGGAGCCGGGGCTGGCGGCCGGGGCGCCCGCACTGCGCTCGCTCGGGGAGGCGGAGATACGGGAGGGGGCCCGGGCGGCGGACCGGCTGCGGCTGCCGGGGCAGGTGCCGTCCACGCTGATCCACCCGCGCTACTGGGAGGAGGCGTGA
- a CDS encoding DUF2617 family protein — MLTTLQTAYSDTRAADLAWTLGREPLPALAVLDLQLGGAELQLRLLGASHQVLLQEDRGVCSETVACMPGSSTPLPLGVAKRLGDWEYEFAARVETLTQGQFAGRAQELLALVSDHPHGLAGTFPGSPYAFTAMLAQRIEGQVRWRTWHAYPQEGQLVVTRTRVGVRIPATAA; from the coding sequence ATGCTCACCACCCTCCAGACGGCCTATTCCGATACCCGCGCCGCCGACCTGGCCTGGACCCTGGGCCGGGAGCCGCTCCCCGCCCTCGCCGTCCTCGACCTCCAGCTCGGTGGCGCCGAACTCCAGTTGAGGCTTCTCGGCGCCTCCCACCAGGTCCTCCTCCAGGAGGACCGCGGGGTCTGCTCCGAGACCGTTGCCTGCATGCCGGGCAGCAGCACCCCCCTCCCCCTCGGCGTCGCCAAGCGGCTCGGCGACTGGGAGTACGAATTCGCCGCCCGCGTCGAGACCCTGACGCAGGGCCAGTTCGCGGGCCGGGCGCAGGAGCTGCTCGCGCTCGTGAGCGACCACCCGCACGGCCTGGCGGGCACCTTCCCCGGCTCCCCGTACGCCTTCACCGCCATGCTCGCCCAGCGCATCGAGGGCCAGGTGCGGTGGCGCACCTGGCACGCGTACCCGCAGGAAGGGCAGTTGGTGGTCACCCGGACCAGGGTGGGGGTGCGCATCCCCGCGACCGCGGCCTGA